Proteins from one Camelina sativa cultivar DH55 chromosome 8, Cs, whole genome shotgun sequence genomic window:
- the LOC104706887 gene encoding indole-3-pyruvate monooxygenase YUCCA6-like isoform X1 — MDFCWKREIEGKLAHDYLSSHHRGMTSPRRICVVTGPVIVGAGPSGLATAACLKERGITSVLLERSNCIASLWQLKTYDRLHLHLPKQFCELPIIPFPADFPTYPTKQQFIEYLEDYARSFDIKPEFNQTVESAEFDKNLGMWRVTSVGEEGTTEYVCRWLVAATGENAEPVVPRFEGMDKFAATGVVKHTSHYKTGGDFAGKRVLVVGCGNSGMEVCLDLCNFGAQPSLVVRDAVHVLPREMLGTSTFRLSMFLLKWLPIRLVDRFLLVVSRFILGDTTLLGLNRPKLGPLELKNISGKTPVLDVGTLAKIKTGDIKVCSGIRRLKRDEVEFDDGTTGRFDAIILATGYKSNVPSWLKENKMFSKKDGFPIQEFPEGWRGECGLYAVGFTKRGISGASMDAKRIAEDIDKCWKQDEQVKKI, encoded by the exons ATGGATTTCTGttggaagagagagattgaaggtAAACTAGCACATGATTACTTGTCTAGCCACCACCGAGGCATGACGTCACCACGTCGTATCTGCGTCGTCACCGGACCGGTGATCGTAGGCGCCGGACCGTCGGGGCTAGCCACGGCCGCGTGTTTAAAGGAGAGAGGAATCACGTCCGTACTACTCGAGAGATCAAACTGTATAGCATCACTATGGCAGCTCAAGACCTACGACCGTCTTCACCTCCACCTCCCTAAACAGTTCTGTGAACTTCCGATAATACCCTTTCCGGCCGATTTCCCAACCTACCCGACGAAGCAACAGTTCATCGAGTACCTTGAGGACTACGCTCGGAGTTTTGACATAAAGCCCGAGTTCAACCAGACGGTTGAGTCGGCTGAGTTTGATAAAAACCTTGGGATGTGGCGCGTGACGAGCGTGGGAGAAGAAGGCACGACGGAGTATGTTTGCCGGTGGTTAGTAGCGGCGACGGGTGAGAATGCGGAGCCAGTGGTGCCGAGGTTTGAGGGGATGGACAAGTTTGCCGCCACCGGGGTAGTTAAGCACACGAGTCATTACAAGACCGGTGGAGATTTCGCTGGAAAAAGGGTTCTTGTTGTCGGATGTGGAAACTCCGGTATGGAGGTTTGTTTGGATCTATGCAACTTCGGTGCTCAGCCTTCTCTCGTTGTCAGAGACgct GTGCACGTCCTACCACGAGAGATGTTGGGTACTTCGACTTTTAGGCTGTCCATGTTCTTACTCAAATGGCTGCCCATCCGGCTCGTTGACCGTTTCCTCTTGGTTGTTTCCCGGTTCATCCTCGGGGATACAACCCTGTTAGGTCTTAACCGGCCTAAGTTAGGACCACTTGAACTCAAAAATATCTCCGGCAAAACTCCGGTTCTCGACGTCGGCACACTCGCCAAAATCAAAACCGGAGATATCAAG GTGTGTTCCGGGATAAGAAGGTTAAAACGAGATGAAGTTGAGTTCGATGACGGTACAACGGGGAG ATTTGACGCCATAATATTGGCAACTGGCTACAAAAGCAACGTACCCTCTTGGCTAAAG GAGAATAAAATGTTTAGTAAGAAAGATGGATTTCCAATACAAGAGTTCCCAGAGGGATGGAGAGGGGAATGTGGGCTATACGCGGTCGGATTCACAAAACGTGGGATTTCTGGAGCATCAATGGACGCAAAGAGAATAGCTGAAGACATAGACAAGTGTTGGAAACAAGACGAGCAAGTCAAGAAAATATGA
- the LOC104706887 gene encoding indole-3-pyruvate monooxygenase YUCCA6-like isoform X3, whose amino-acid sequence MDFCWKREIEGKLAHDYLSSHHRGMTSPRRICVVTGPVIVGAGPSGLATAACLKERGITSVLLERSNCIASLWQLKTYDRLHLHLPKQFCELPIIPFPADFPTYPTKQQFIEYLEDYARSFDIKPEFNQTVESAEFDKNLGMWRVTSVGEEGTTEYVCRWLVAATGENAEPVVPRFEGMDKFAATGVVKHTSHYKTGGDFAGKRVLVVGCGNSGMEVCLDLCNFGAQPSLVVRDAVHVLPREMLGTSTFRLSMFLLKWLPIRLVDRFLLVVSRFILGDTTLLGLNRPKLGPLELKNISGKTPVLDVGTLAKIKTGDIKVCSGIRRLKRDEVEFDDGTTGRFDAIILATGYKSNVPSWLKENKMFSKKDGFPIQEFPEGWRGECGLYAVGFTKRGISGASMDAKRIAEDIDKCWKQDEQLRCKLGKRMKRKFSESDCGGN is encoded by the exons ATGGATTTCTGttggaagagagagattgaaggtAAACTAGCACATGATTACTTGTCTAGCCACCACCGAGGCATGACGTCACCACGTCGTATCTGCGTCGTCACCGGACCGGTGATCGTAGGCGCCGGACCGTCGGGGCTAGCCACGGCCGCGTGTTTAAAGGAGAGAGGAATCACGTCCGTACTACTCGAGAGATCAAACTGTATAGCATCACTATGGCAGCTCAAGACCTACGACCGTCTTCACCTCCACCTCCCTAAACAGTTCTGTGAACTTCCGATAATACCCTTTCCGGCCGATTTCCCAACCTACCCGACGAAGCAACAGTTCATCGAGTACCTTGAGGACTACGCTCGGAGTTTTGACATAAAGCCCGAGTTCAACCAGACGGTTGAGTCGGCTGAGTTTGATAAAAACCTTGGGATGTGGCGCGTGACGAGCGTGGGAGAAGAAGGCACGACGGAGTATGTTTGCCGGTGGTTAGTAGCGGCGACGGGTGAGAATGCGGAGCCAGTGGTGCCGAGGTTTGAGGGGATGGACAAGTTTGCCGCCACCGGGGTAGTTAAGCACACGAGTCATTACAAGACCGGTGGAGATTTCGCTGGAAAAAGGGTTCTTGTTGTCGGATGTGGAAACTCCGGTATGGAGGTTTGTTTGGATCTATGCAACTTCGGTGCTCAGCCTTCTCTCGTTGTCAGAGACgct GTGCACGTCCTACCACGAGAGATGTTGGGTACTTCGACTTTTAGGCTGTCCATGTTCTTACTCAAATGGCTGCCCATCCGGCTCGTTGACCGTTTCCTCTTGGTTGTTTCCCGGTTCATCCTCGGGGATACAACCCTGTTAGGTCTTAACCGGCCTAAGTTAGGACCACTTGAACTCAAAAATATCTCCGGCAAAACTCCGGTTCTCGACGTCGGCACACTCGCCAAAATCAAAACCGGAGATATCAAG GTGTGTTCCGGGATAAGAAGGTTAAAACGAGATGAAGTTGAGTTCGATGACGGTACAACGGGGAGATTTGACGCCATAATATTGGCAACTGGCTACAAAAGCAACGTACCCTCTTGGCTAAAG GAGAATAAAATGTTTAGTAAGAAAGATGGATTTCCAATACAAGAGTTCCCAGAGGGATGGAGAGGGGAATGTGGGCTATACGCGGTCGGATTCACAAAACGTGGGATTTCTGGAGCATCAATGGACGCAAAGAGAATAGCTGAAGACATAGACAAGTGTTGGAAACAAGACGAGCAA CTGCGATGCAAATTGGGgaaaagaatgaaaaggaaatttAGTGAGAGTGATTGTGGTGGGAATTGA
- the LOC104706887 gene encoding indole-3-pyruvate monooxygenase YUCCA6-like isoform X2, which yields MDFCWKREIEGKLAHDYLSSHHRGMTSPRRICVVTGPVIVGAGPSGLATAACLKERGITSVLLERSNCIASLWQLKTYDRLHLHLPKQFCELPIIPFPADFPTYPTKQQFIEYLEDYARSFDIKPEFNQTVESAEFDKNLGMWRVTSVGEEGTTEYVCRWLVAATGENAEPVVPRFEGMDKFAATGVVKHTSHYKTGGDFAGKRVLVVGCGNSGMEVCLDLCNFGAQPSLVVRDAVHVLPREMLGTSTFRLSMFLLKWLPIRLVDRFLLVVSRFILGDTTLLGLNRPKLGPLELKNISGKTPVLDVGTLAKIKTGDIKVCSGIRRLKRDEVEFDDGTTGRFDAIILATGYKSNVPSWLKENKMFSKKDGFPIQEFPEGWRGECGLYAVGFTKRGISGASMDAKRIAEDIDKCWKQDEQVKKI from the exons ATGGATTTCTGttggaagagagagattgaaggtAAACTAGCACATGATTACTTGTCTAGCCACCACCGAGGCATGACGTCACCACGTCGTATCTGCGTCGTCACCGGACCGGTGATCGTAGGCGCCGGACCGTCGGGGCTAGCCACGGCCGCGTGTTTAAAGGAGAGAGGAATCACGTCCGTACTACTCGAGAGATCAAACTGTATAGCATCACTATGGCAGCTCAAGACCTACGACCGTCTTCACCTCCACCTCCCTAAACAGTTCTGTGAACTTCCGATAATACCCTTTCCGGCCGATTTCCCAACCTACCCGACGAAGCAACAGTTCATCGAGTACCTTGAGGACTACGCTCGGAGTTTTGACATAAAGCCCGAGTTCAACCAGACGGTTGAGTCGGCTGAGTTTGATAAAAACCTTGGGATGTGGCGCGTGACGAGCGTGGGAGAAGAAGGCACGACGGAGTATGTTTGCCGGTGGTTAGTAGCGGCGACGGGTGAGAATGCGGAGCCAGTGGTGCCGAGGTTTGAGGGGATGGACAAGTTTGCCGCCACCGGGGTAGTTAAGCACACGAGTCATTACAAGACCGGTGGAGATTTCGCTGGAAAAAGGGTTCTTGTTGTCGGATGTGGAAACTCCGGTATGGAGGTTTGTTTGGATCTATGCAACTTCGGTGCTCAGCCTTCTCTCGTTGTCAGAGACgct GTGCACGTCCTACCACGAGAGATGTTGGGTACTTCGACTTTTAGGCTGTCCATGTTCTTACTCAAATGGCTGCCCATCCGGCTCGTTGACCGTTTCCTCTTGGTTGTTTCCCGGTTCATCCTCGGGGATACAACCCTGTTAGGTCTTAACCGGCCTAAGTTAGGACCACTTGAACTCAAAAATATCTCCGGCAAAACTCCGGTTCTCGACGTCGGCACACTCGCCAAAATCAAAACCGGAGATATCAAG GTGTGTTCCGGGATAAGAAGGTTAAAACGAGATGAAGTTGAGTTCGATGACGGTACAACGGGGAGATTTGACGCCATAATATTGGCAACTGGCTACAAAAGCAACGTACCCTCTTGGCTAAAG GAGAATAAAATGTTTAGTAAGAAAGATGGATTTCCAATACAAGAGTTCCCAGAGGGATGGAGAGGGGAATGTGGGCTATACGCGGTCGGATTCACAAAACGTGGGATTTCTGGAGCATCAATGGACGCAAAGAGAATAGCTGAAGACATAGACAA GTGTTGGAAACAAGACGAGCAAGTCAAGAAAATATGA
- the LOC104706887 gene encoding indole-3-pyruvate monooxygenase YUCCA6-like isoform X4, with translation MDFCWKREIEGKLAHDYLSSHHRGMTSPRRICVVTGPVIVGAGPSGLATAACLKERGITSVLLERSNCIASLWQLKTYDRLHLHLPKQFCELPIIPFPADFPTYPTKQQFIEYLEDYARSFDIKPEFNQTVESAEFDKNLGMWRVTSVGEEGTTEYVCRWLVAATGENAEPVVPRFEGMDKFAATGVVKHTSHYKTGGDFAGKRVLVVGCGNSGMEVCLDLCNFGAQPSLVVRDAVHVLPREMLGTSTFRLSMFLLKWLPIRLVDRFLLVVSRFILGDTTLLGLNRPKLGPLELKNISGKTPVLDVGTLAKIKTGDIKVCSGIRRLKRDEVEFDDGTTGRFDAIILATGYKSNVPSWLKENKMFSKKDGFPIQEFPEGWRGECGLYAVGFTKRGISGASMDAKRIAEDIDKCWKQDEQVKKI, from the exons ATGGATTTCTGttggaagagagagattgaaggtAAACTAGCACATGATTACTTGTCTAGCCACCACCGAGGCATGACGTCACCACGTCGTATCTGCGTCGTCACCGGACCGGTGATCGTAGGCGCCGGACCGTCGGGGCTAGCCACGGCCGCGTGTTTAAAGGAGAGAGGAATCACGTCCGTACTACTCGAGAGATCAAACTGTATAGCATCACTATGGCAGCTCAAGACCTACGACCGTCTTCACCTCCACCTCCCTAAACAGTTCTGTGAACTTCCGATAATACCCTTTCCGGCCGATTTCCCAACCTACCCGACGAAGCAACAGTTCATCGAGTACCTTGAGGACTACGCTCGGAGTTTTGACATAAAGCCCGAGTTCAACCAGACGGTTGAGTCGGCTGAGTTTGATAAAAACCTTGGGATGTGGCGCGTGACGAGCGTGGGAGAAGAAGGCACGACGGAGTATGTTTGCCGGTGGTTAGTAGCGGCGACGGGTGAGAATGCGGAGCCAGTGGTGCCGAGGTTTGAGGGGATGGACAAGTTTGCCGCCACCGGGGTAGTTAAGCACACGAGTCATTACAAGACCGGTGGAGATTTCGCTGGAAAAAGGGTTCTTGTTGTCGGATGTGGAAACTCCGGTATGGAGGTTTGTTTGGATCTATGCAACTTCGGTGCTCAGCCTTCTCTCGTTGTCAGAGACgct GTGCACGTCCTACCACGAGAGATGTTGGGTACTTCGACTTTTAGGCTGTCCATGTTCTTACTCAAATGGCTGCCCATCCGGCTCGTTGACCGTTTCCTCTTGGTTGTTTCCCGGTTCATCCTCGGGGATACAACCCTGTTAGGTCTTAACCGGCCTAAGTTAGGACCACTTGAACTCAAAAATATCTCCGGCAAAACTCCGGTTCTCGACGTCGGCACACTCGCCAAAATCAAAACCGGAGATATCAAG GTGTGTTCCGGGATAAGAAGGTTAAAACGAGATGAAGTTGAGTTCGATGACGGTACAACGGGGAGATTTGACGCCATAATATTGGCAACTGGCTACAAAAGCAACGTACCCTCTTGGCTAAAG GAGAATAAAATGTTTAGTAAGAAAGATGGATTTCCAATACAAGAGTTCCCAGAGGGATGGAGAGGGGAATGTGGGCTATACGCGGTCGGATTCACAAAACGTGGGATTTCTGGAGCATCAATGGACGCAAAGAGAATAGCTGAAGACATAGACAAGTGTTGGAAACAAGACGAGCAAGTCAAGAAAATATGA